A single Schistocerca piceifrons isolate TAMUIC-IGC-003096 chromosome 6, iqSchPice1.1, whole genome shotgun sequence DNA region contains:
- the LOC124802940 gene encoding cuticle protein 7-like isoform X2 — MASQAALLCVCAVVGVATAGFLGSPAVSYSAAPAVHAAPAIPGALAAARADADYDPNPQYSFSYSVSDALTGDAKQQQESRSGDAVQGSYSVVEPDGAVRTVQYSAAPGAGFNAVVSRSGGAPPPPAPARVAAPAPLPGRLVPLPAALPRLAPLPPPATPAVVIAKAPVVFAAPAVVAVPAKAAPPPPPALYGAPLKSSHTAVTTSHASYQY, encoded by the exons GCGGCGCTGCTGTGCGTGTGTGCGGTGGTGGGCGTGGCTACAGCGGGCTTCCTCGGCTCCCCAGCCGTCTCCTACTCGGCGGCTCCCGCTGTCCACGCGGCCCCGGCGATTCCAG GAGCGCTGGCGGCGGCCAGGGCTGACGCGGACTACGACCCGAACCCGCAGTACAGCTTCAGCTACAGCGTGAGCGACGCGCTGACGGGCGacgccaagcagcagcaggagagccGCAGCGGCGACGCCGTGCAGGGCAGCTACAGCGTCGTCGAGCCGGACGGCGCCGTCCGCACCGTGCAGTACTCGGCCGCGCCCGGCGCCGGCTTCAACGCCGTCGTCTCCCGCTCCGGCGGCGCACCACCGCCTCCTGCACCCGCCAGGGTCGCCGCACCCGCGCCTCTGCCCG GCCGCCTGGTGCCGCTGCCCGCCGCCCTGCCACGGTTGGCGCCTCTGCCGCCCCCCGCCACCCCTGCCGTCGTCATCGCCAAGGCTCCCGTAGTGTTCGCCGCCCCCGCAGTAGTCGCTGTCCCCGCCAAGGCCGCCCCGCCACCCCCACCAGCGCTGTACGGCGCGCCGCTGAAGAGCTCGCACACCGCCGTCACCACGTCACACGCCAGCTACCAGTACTGA